In the genome of Streptomyces lydicus, the window GCCACTCTGGCCCTGGACATCGTCATCGGCATGGGCCGGGCACCTCCCCGCGCAGTGCGGGCGCGCCCTGGCCGCGAGGGCCGGACGCGCTCTTGAATCGGCAAGAACTCCTACAACAGGGTGTTGCCCGTTCCTGCACGGAACGCAACGCATCCTTCCTCTAACGGACCCGGGCAATAGGCTGGCCGCACGGGCGCAGGAGAGCGTGCCCCTGACCGCGGAGACCACCGTGCAGTTTTACGATTCGATGATTGAGCTGGTCGGCAACACCCCGCTCGTGCGGCTCAACAACGTCACTCGAGGGATCCAGGCCACCGTCCTGGCGAAGGTCGAGTACTTCAACCCCGGCGGGTCGGTCAAGGACCGGATCGCCGTGCGGATGATCGAGGCCGCCGAGCAGTCGGGTGAGCTGCAGCCCGGCGGCACCATCGTCGAGCCGACATCCGGCAACACCGGTGTGGGCCTGGCGATCGTCGCCCAGCAAAAGGGTTACAAGTGCATCTTCGTCTGCCCGGACAAGGTGTCCACGGACAAGATCAATGTGCTGCGTGCCTACGGTGCCGAGGTGGTGGTCTGCCCGACCGCCGTCGACCCCGAGCACCCGGACTCGTACTACAACGTCTCGGACCGGCTGGTGCGCGAGACGCCCGGCGCCTGGAAGCCGGACCAGTACAGCAACCCGAACAACCCGCGCTCCCACTACGAGAGCACCGGTCCCGAGCTGTGGGAGCAGACCGGGGGGCGGATCACCCACTTCGTGGCGGGTGTCGGCACCGGCGGCACGATCAGCGGCACCGGCCGCTATCTGAAGGACGCCAGTGACGGCAAGGTCAAGGTGATCGGCGCCGACCCGGAGGGCTCCGTCTACAGCGGCGGCTCCGGGCGCCCGTATCTGATCGAGGGCGTCGGCGAGGACTTCTGGCCGACCGCCTACGACCGCACCGTCGCGGACGAGATCGTGGCGGTCTCGGACAAGGACGCCTTCCAGATGACCCGGCGGCTCGCCAAGGAGGAGGGCCTGCTGGTCGGCGGCTCCTGCGGGATGGCCGTGGTGGGTGCGCTGGAGGTCGCCGCCAAGCTCGGGCCGGACGACGTGGTGGTCGTGCTGCTGCCGGACAGCGGCCGTGGCTACCTCTCCAAGATCTTCAACGACGAGTGGATGGCCGACTACGGCTTCCTGGAGGAGGGCGGCGCCGCGGCCCGGGTCGGCGAGGTGCTGCAGTACAAGGAGGGCGCGCTGCCCTCGCTGGTGCACATGCACCCGGAGGAGACCGTCGGCGAGGCGATCGAGGTGCTGCGCGAGTACGGCGTCTCGCAGATGCCGATCGTCAAGCCGGGCGCCGGGCACCCGGACGTGATGGCCGCCGAGGTCGTCGGCTCGGTCGTCGAGCGCGAACTGCTCGATGCGCTGTTCACCCAGCGTGCCTCGCTGACCGACCCGCTGGAGAAGCACATGTGCCCGCCGCTGCCGCAGGTCGGCTCCGGCGAGCCGGTCGCCGATCTGATGGCGGTCCTGGAGAACGCGGACGCCGCGATCGTCCTCGTCGAGGGCAAGCCGAAGGGCGTGGTGAGCCGGCAGGACCTGCTGGCCTATCTGGCGCGCGAGGCCGGCAAGTAGCAGGGGGACCCGGCGGCCGGGGTGTGGGGCGGTGACCGTCCCGCGCCCCGGCCGGCGTCCGTTTCGCACCTGTCACACCGTCAAGCGGACGTCAGGAAACGGGACGTCGCCGCAAGGTGTACGTATGCGTCATGTGCTCGCAGCACGGGCTTAACACGCGTCGGGCAGATTGAGGTCACGGCGACAAGGACCTCCGGAGCGGCTCCCGGACCTCCACCGTCGCCACCGGATGCGACGACCGGCTTCACCCGGAACGCGTCCCGTGCGGGGACCGCCGTCGTCCCGCCCCCGGCAGCGCCGGGGTGCGGTGGTCCCCGCACCATCCGGCTCCCGCCGAAGACTTCGAGCTCTGCGGTCTCCTCTGTGGTTTCTTCTGTGGTCTTCGGACGGCTGTGGCTTCAGGCACGTGCGGTCTTCAGCCCCCGAGGTCTTCAGCCCCCCGCGCCGTCGCGGCGGTCCGTGCGGGAGCGCACCAGCCGGTGCAGGCCACCGCCCTGTACGGCGTTGACGCCGACGATCCCGGCCCAGCACAGCAGCAGTCCCGTCTCCCCGGCCTGACTCGCGGCGATCGCGGACAGCGGCACGGCCAGCACCAGCGAGAGCACGGCGAGCCCGAACCGCTCCCAGGAGACCGGGCTGCCGCCCCCGGGACGCGGCGGCCGGACGCCGCGGGCCACCTGGACCTGCTGCTCGGCGAGTTGCCGCCGCACTCGCTGGTCGACGCTCCGCTCCAGCTTCTCCAGGAAGGACTCCAGGAGCTCGGACTCGTACTCCGGCCCCAGTTCCTTGCGCGTCTGGAGGGTCGCGTCGAGTTCCTTGCGCAGCTCGGGGTCATGGTTCGCCATGCCGCGAGAATACGGACGCCGGGCGGGTGGCGCGGTAGGGCTAGCCCCCCGATCCGGCCGGATTCCGGTCCTCCTGGGGTGCTGTCGGTGCTGTCGGTGCTGTCGGTGCAGTCGGCGCTGCTGTGGCTGCTGTGGCTGCCGTGCGGGCGGTGTCGCGGCGGGCGGTCAGCCAGTACAGGACGGCGGGTACGGCGAGCCCGACGAGCCAGGAGATATCGGCGCCGCCGAGCGGTGCCACCAGCGGGCCGGTGTAGAAGTGCGTGGCGAGGAACGGGAGCTGGGCGAGCGCCCCGAGGACATAGACCGCCAGCGCCGGTACGTTCCAGGCGCCGTAGCGTCCTGCCGTGTCGCTCAGCGCCGGGATGTCGTAGCGCTCCTTGGAGATCAGGTAGTAGTCGACGAGGTTCACCGCGGACCAGGGCGTGAAGAAGGTCAGCAGGAAGAGCAGGAAGTCCTTGAAGGACGTCAGGAACGAGTCCTTGCCCAGGAGGGCGACGGTGGTGCCGGCCACCATGATCCCGGCGATGTAGGCGGAGCGGGCGCGCGGGGTGAGGGTCCGCTGCCCGCGGAAGCCGCTGACGCTGGTGACCAGCGACATGAACCCGCCATAGGTGTTGAGGATGTTGATGGTGAGTTTGCCGAGGGCGATGACGAAGTAGAGGAGCGAGGCGATCAGGCCCGCGCCGCCCAGGCCGACGATGTAGCTGACCTCGTGGCCCACGAAGGCCGCGGGTGCCGCGGCGGCCGCGAGGGCGCCGAAGGTCATCGACCACTGCGAGCCGAGCACGGAGCCGGACAGCGTCCACCAGAACGTGGCGCGTGCCGAGGTGTGCCGCGGCAGGTAGCGCGAGTAGTCCGCGACGTACGGGCCGAACGCCAGTTGCCAGGAGGCCGAGAGGGAGACGGCGAGCAGGAAGACCGGCAGCGCGAAGCGGTGGTCGGCGAGGAGCGTGCCGAGGTCGGTGCGCTGCAGCAGCCGGATGCCGAGGTAGACGAAGGCCAGTGCGCAGACCAGGCCGGCGATCTTGCCGAGGGTGTGGATCAGGCGGTAGCCGACGGCCGCGGCAACGGCGGTGACCGCGGCGAACAGGACGATCCCGGGAGTCTCGCCGAGGTGCGTCAGCTCGCCGACCGCCTGCCCGGCCAGCACGCTGCCGCTGGCGAAGAACCCGATGTACATCACGATGACCAGCGCCAGCGGGACCACCGCGCCGCGCACCCCGAACTGGGCCCGCGAGGTGATCATCTGCGGCAGTCCGAGCCGTGGCCCCTGGGCGGAATGCAGCGCCATCACCGCACCGCCCAGGAGATTGCCGAGCAGCAGCCCGATCAGCGACCAGAAGGCGTTCGCCCCGAAGACGACGGCCAGCGCGCCGGTGATGACGGCGGTGATCTGGAGGTTGGCGCCCAGCCAGAGCGTGAACTGGCTGACCGCGCTGCCGTGCCGTTCCTCGTCGGGGACGACGTCGATGGAGCGCCGTTCGACCACACCTGCCATGAGTCCGCCTTGCGTCGCCGCCTGTATGGATTCATGCAGGATCGATGGCGGTGAATGGAAGGTCAATAGGTGCGGAGTAATTCGTGGTGGCGGGCGGGCGGGCGGGCGGGTCCGGTCGGTCCGGGCAGGTCGGGGTGGGGCTGAGTGGTCCAGGTGGTCCGGGTGGGTCTGAGTGGTCCGGGTGATCCGGGCGGGGCCGGCCGGTGCCGGCCCGCACTCGGCCGCCGCCGAGGGGCCGGGCCCCGGTCCGCCGCCTGAGCGCCCGGCCCGGCCGTTCAGGCCGCGGTCGTCGTCCCGTCCGCCGGCCGCAGCTCGTCCGCGTAGGAGACCGAGACCCGGCGCATCAGCCCGTCCGCGGTGATGTCGTACTGGCCCAGCCGCCACAGCGGCGGCGAGTAGGCGTGCACCGACACCGCATCGTCGCTCGCCCCGGTGAGCCGGTGGATGTGGTCCGGGCCGAAGGCGAAGGAGGAGCCCGCGCCGACCGTGGTGGCCAGGTGCTCGCCGCCGATCCGGGGGTTGGACTCGGTCAGTACGCCCTGGACGACCCGGACCGCCCCGGAGGAGAGGTCGTGGTCGTGCCAGCCGGTGTCGTTCTGCCGGGTCCAGCACAGCAGCCAGACGTCGACGAACTCGTCGCGGTGCAGGGAGGCGTAGTGGCGCTCGGTGTCCGAGAAGGCGACCTGTTCACGCCACAGGTCCGGCCGGGTGGCGAGCTCTTCGACCAGGTCCTGCAGCTCGCGCCGGTCGAGGTTGCGCTCGGGCAGTGCGGTGAACGGCTCCTCGCCGTCGGAGACCTCTCGGGCGGTGGCGGCCGGGGAGGTGCGGTACGTCATGGGCGGGCTCCTTTCGTCGGGCCCAGCAGGCGGGCCGGGTTGGCGGTGCGCAGGGCGT includes:
- a CDS encoding cystathionine beta-synthase, translating into MQFYDSMIELVGNTPLVRLNNVTRGIQATVLAKVEYFNPGGSVKDRIAVRMIEAAEQSGELQPGGTIVEPTSGNTGVGLAIVAQQKGYKCIFVCPDKVSTDKINVLRAYGAEVVVCPTAVDPEHPDSYYNVSDRLVRETPGAWKPDQYSNPNNPRSHYESTGPELWEQTGGRITHFVAGVGTGGTISGTGRYLKDASDGKVKVIGADPEGSVYSGGSGRPYLIEGVGEDFWPTAYDRTVADEIVAVSDKDAFQMTRRLAKEEGLLVGGSCGMAVVGALEVAAKLGPDDVVVVLLPDSGRGYLSKIFNDEWMADYGFLEEGGAAARVGEVLQYKEGALPSLVHMHPEETVGEAIEVLREYGVSQMPIVKPGAGHPDVMAAEVVGSVVERELLDALFTQRASLTDPLEKHMCPPLPQVGSGEPVADLMAVLENADAAIVLVEGKPKGVVSRQDLLAYLAREAGK
- a CDS encoding purine-cytosine permease family protein, yielding MAGVVERRSIDVVPDEERHGSAVSQFTLWLGANLQITAVITGALAVVFGANAFWSLIGLLLGNLLGGAVMALHSAQGPRLGLPQMITSRAQFGVRGAVVPLALVIVMYIGFFASGSVLAGQAVGELTHLGETPGIVLFAAVTAVAAAVGYRLIHTLGKIAGLVCALAFVYLGIRLLQRTDLGTLLADHRFALPVFLLAVSLSASWQLAFGPYVADYSRYLPRHTSARATFWWTLSGSVLGSQWSMTFGALAAAAAPAAFVGHEVSYIVGLGGAGLIASLLYFVIALGKLTINILNTYGGFMSLVTSVSGFRGQRTLTPRARSAYIAGIMVAGTTVALLGKDSFLTSFKDFLLFLLTFFTPWSAVNLVDYYLISKERYDIPALSDTAGRYGAWNVPALAVYVLGALAQLPFLATHFYTGPLVAPLGGADISWLVGLAVPAVLYWLTARRDTARTAATAATAAPTAPTAPTAPTAPQEDRNPAGSGG
- a CDS encoding cysteine dioxygenase — its product is MTYRTSPAATAREVSDGEEPFTALPERNLDRRELQDLVEELATRPDLWREQVAFSDTERHYASLHRDEFVDVWLLCWTRQNDTGWHDHDLSSGAVRVVQGVLTESNPRIGGEHLATTVGAGSSFAFGPDHIHRLTGASDDAVSVHAYSPPLWRLGQYDITADGLMRRVSVSYADELRPADGTTTAA